A genomic segment from Drosophila miranda strain MSH22 chromosome 3, D.miranda_PacBio2.1, whole genome shotgun sequence encodes:
- the LOC108160839 gene encoding transmembrane protein 14 homolog produces MPVDWFGYAYAATVAAGGIMGYAKAASIPSLGAGLAFGALLGYGAHLNSQDQPRPMLQLGTSLFLAGLMGARWNRSGKLMPAGVVCMISVVALVRNLVSYNRYLPLPTSSKGA; encoded by the exons ATGCCGGTGGATTGGTTTGGTTATGCATATGCTGCGACAGTTGCGGCGGGCGGCATCATGGGCTATGCCAAGGCAG CATCGATTCCTTCGCTTGGAGCTGGCCTTGCATTTGGAGCTCTACTCGGCTATGGAGCCCATCTAAATTCCCAGGATCAACCACGCCCCATGCTCCAGTTGGGCACGTCCCTGTTCTTGGCTGGGCTAATGGGTGCCCGCTGGAATCGTTCTGGAAAACTAATGCCTGCCGGCGTTGTCTGTATGATCTCCGTGGTTGCTCTAGTGCGAAACCTGGTGTCGTACAACCGCTACTTGCCGCTGCCTACAAGCTCTAAGGGCGCTTAA